One segment of Planctomycetota bacterium DNA contains the following:
- a CDS encoding 4Fe-4S dicluster domain-containing protein — MKIEPGADAPSFEKISACVHCGLCLEACPTYRELRVEMDSPRGRIYLMKGLLQERLEPTEDVIVHLDRCLDCRACETACPSGVAYGDLLEKTRTLLERSRPRGWTTRLLRAFFFRGLLPRRGAQAALFKALWLSQALGLTALGRGLARLGLLRGRLGAAARQAPRVPFRSFRARRRGALDRSAGVLRFPARGTRRRR, encoded by the coding sequence GTGAAGATCGAACCCGGCGCGGACGCCCCGTCTTTCGAGAAAATCTCCGCCTGCGTCCACTGCGGCCTCTGCCTGGAGGCCTGTCCGACCTACCGGGAACTTCGCGTGGAGATGGATTCGCCGCGCGGGCGGATCTACCTCATGAAGGGCCTCCTTCAGGAGCGGCTGGAGCCCACGGAGGACGTCATCGTCCACCTGGACCGGTGCCTCGACTGCCGCGCCTGCGAGACCGCCTGCCCCTCGGGCGTCGCGTACGGCGATCTTCTCGAGAAGACCCGGACGCTTCTGGAGCGCTCCCGTCCGCGCGGGTGGACGACGCGGCTCCTGAGGGCCTTTTTCTTCCGGGGTCTTCTTCCCCGTCGGGGCGCGCAGGCGGCGCTCTTCAAGGCCCTCTGGCTCTCGCAGGCGCTGGGGTTGACCGCCCTGGGGCGCGGCCTGGCGCGGCTGGGGCTTCTGCGGGGGCGGCTCGGCGCGGCGGCGCGGCAGGCGCCGCGCGTCCCCTTCCGCTCCTTCCGCGCCCGGCGCCGCGGCGCCCTCGACCGGTCGGCGGGCGTCCTGCGCTTCCCCGCCCGGGGGACGCGGCGCCGGCGG